From the genome of Rhinoderma darwinii isolate aRhiDar2 chromosome 1, aRhiDar2.hap1, whole genome shotgun sequence:
aggacTCTGTAGTTCCAAAACAGCACAACAGGAGAGACTCCCAGAAGTAGTCCAGGGCAAGATAAACAAACAATCTAAGTACAAAGTATGAGACAAAGGCACAAAGTCTAATGGTACGGATGCATAGTTAAATCCTAATGAAAAGTGCAACCTTCACATACAAAGGATAGGGTAAAAAGTGGAGATGAATCACCTGAAAATCAGGTCCATGGACTGAAAAAATCAGGCACTACCCCTCTATTCAAAGAGTGGCCCGGGAGTGTCGATCGAGTGTGCTgttgaaccccaacgcgcgtttcgcggtctgcttcctcaaggggtgtgacgtcacaccccttgaggaagcagacCGCGAAACACGCATTGGGGTTCAACAGCACACTCGATCGACACTCCCGGGCCACTCATTATGGGTAAGACGACTCTTTGAATAGAGGGGTAGTGCCTGATTTTTTCAGTCCGTGGACCTGATTTTCAGGTGATTCATCTCCACTTTTTACCCTATCCTTTGTATGTGAAGGTTGCACTTTTCATTAGGATTTAACTATGCATCCGTACCATTAGACTTTGTGCTCTTGTCTCATACTTTGTACTAGATTGTTTGTTTATCTTGCCCTGGACTACTTCTGGGAGTCTCTCCTGTTGTGCTGTTTTGGAACTACAGAGTCCTTTTgtccttttgtattttttaacattttatgtgtatttatgtgttaataaaggTACTTAATTTTACTATATCTGGCTATTTAGCTCTTTAATCTCCTTCTGTTTATatattgcagaaaagacagcggacttcccacagatttcagtttttgcattgcaaaggctgaaatacgcagtgaaattccgcttcttctccgcaacaggcagtgcatgctgcggagggaaaattctgcaccgcagcctatggtccgcagcggagttttccacaacgtctgaactaacttgctgaaaaatgtattgaaacaactgtaaaaaacggccgctggagaattccgacacgtctggacgtgcccttaCAGAGGAATAAATTAGTACTTCATTTCTTGAGAAGAAAAACATAATAATACTTTCAAATTTGAACAAGAAGTTAGAGAAAAATGCAGATATGTTTTGTAATATTTAACTAAGATCAATAAAATGCATTTAAATAGACCTTGACAAAGCATCTTATTCCATATGAGAAAATTAGATTGTGGAACACCTGCAAAGTATTAGGAAAATCACATGGTTTATGCGGTGTCCCAACCTGATTATTAGCAGTATAGAAACACCCCTACTTACATAATGGTTTATTCTTACTACTGTATATGTTACACTGCTGTGGAAcacttcatttttattttgctcAGTGATATCTAGCAAGATGGTTCTTAAAGCAGTGCTGTGCGTCCTCGCCATCACTCTTTGCGTCAACGCAAATAACAACACTGACACAATAGAAAGGACACTAATTGAAGACATTGAAATAGCCAGAGGCACTGTTATTGTAAGTATATATTTATCATACTATTATTTTGAATTCCATTTATATAGTAGGGTAGATTCGATGATGATCCTCCAAAACAATTTACTTAGTTGTACTTTCAGTGATAAgtctataaaattattatttaaaatttttttttataaaatcaatcTTATCTTGTACTTCACGAAGAATATAAGACTATTATGAAGTgccctttttttttgcatttgtcAGCAGTTTTTCCTTCTGTAGTCTCCATTTCTAATTGTCAGTTATCCCTGCACTCAGCTCTAATTGCTATGATGtttcccatacacagcacataaagaaaagaggagatccttctcccctATCTCtcttacacacacatacacacacacacacacaccgcggcAGTGTTGCTGTAAATCCAGCGCTGGGGCGAGACAGTAGAAGACCTACTAGAAGAGTAGCAGCGTCTCTCTGTGTCTgagcctctctctctctgctgcTACTTTCTCCTCCAACTCCCCCTCCGTAGATTTCTATGATCTATAATCTGATCGCTCAGTGAAGCTGATAGTCAATCTCATTTCTGCTTCTCTCGAGACAGATGTTAGCAGTAAATTGAGTATGAATGATCAAAGCAGGAGGTCGGGGGGACGAGGAGAGcagtctgataagtggagaaaaaggCATTTTTCTGAAATAAGATATATTTCAAAGTTTCTAATTTTCACGTGTACCATTGATTTATGGAATGTTTATTGAAATGACAGTGACTTTTTAAAGAGTTGTCATAGGAAAAGCATTGGTGTCATGCTCGGTTGCCGGGGATCCAACTGCTGTGACAGCTGAATTGCTAGACAAAGTTGCAGTGGTGCTAGGAAAGCGGTATGCTACCTTTTATCCTGTTGGCTCCACTTTGCCTTCTCTGTGCGGACACATCTTTGGTCATTGACTATATAAACTGAGCAACGGAGAGGTGATAGCTCATGCATGGCCACTTTTACTCAAAACTGGGACTGATGCTCATTAGATCTTAAACTAAGCAAGGATCACCACCATTGATTGAGCGTAaggacatgtttgattgacattttCTAAAAGTCATTTGTGGGGAAAACCGTTAAATGGGTTTCCAAAATTAGAAAGctcgatctgtttttttttttctcccagaaaCCACGCCCCAGAAGTTATTGCCCACATTTTATTAATTGAAAAAATACGGGTTGTTTAATAATGAGGTCATTCAGGTTTtttccataaacagcgccacttttgtccttgaaatgtgtctggtattgcagatagctcctttcacttgaatggggatgagttgcaataccaaacacagaccATGGAAAATACTAGCGCAGGTTTATGGAAAAAGATCCTGATTTTGCTATaatcttgttttttgtttttttttctgcaggctCCAAGTGTCGTAGGATGTGCTATAAAGAGCAAACCAGAGCTTTACAAATTCATGCTGAACATCTGGGGATTATAGTATCCTTTTATTACAAATTCTTTGATaaatgtatctgcagcctgtttcTCATTTTATATCTCATATAGATTGCACATAGATATATGAACGCAGTGTGGTCGAGAAATTCTGAAACATTACGCTTCTTTACAGTTTAATTGAACTATGGTCTTCTTCACTGACATGTAGGGCACTGGAAGCATATTTGTCAGCCCAGTGATTGCCACCTTTCTGGACCCCTTTCCCATGGTTCCCTGCTGTTACCCAGGACAGTTCACATTTTGGGTCTTATTGTGCAGCATGAATGATGAATTTCTGCAAAGACAACTTAAAAGGGTTATCTAGTTAAGATTAagataaggttttgttttttttaaatacgccATTAGGGCATTCTGAGTTAAAAGAGGGGATTGTCTTTTTCGTGACCTCTTTGAATAAGCTGGAAatcgaattgaaaaaaaacctctttCTGGAGGACCCTGCATTAcacatgtttatttcaatttgcACTTTGTAATGCTTCAGTTCCTCTGTGGTGGCGCTACACACACAGTTCAGCAGATTGCAGGGGTGCCAACAGTGGGTCACCCTATGACCAGCTTACTTTTGGTGTACCcttctaaaacaaaaaaaaggaattGGCCAAGGTGGAAAACCAGTTTCAATTTAATCTAATAAACCATACAATACCTGTAAGCTTTGTAGTTTTGCACCAGCTTTAGAATTCCTTCTCTGACATTGATTATCTAAAAAGCTTATCATATGGATAGGCCCGTttgcaatatatatacatatttttttaatatatacataccatgtatatatatatatatatatatatatatatatatatatatatatatatatatatatggtatgtatatatgaaaaaaatgaaactgGAAGAAAATAAAATGAGAATGTTCATTTTATGAACTTCATTAACCCCCTAAATCTGAATGTATTTTGAGCCTTAATGACCTGAcactttttagtgttttttttttattttctgggtTATTAAGTGATTTTAGGTCTTTTTTGATGACAGCTagggctttattttatttatatatgtttacttttttgacacatgtaggggggaatttattattcACTCTATGGCagatttctggcatagaaaagtcccaatttCCACAAAAACGCCGTTTTTGCGCACACGTTTTGCGGCTTTAGCATTTTTACGTCGCCTCCCCCACTTTTCcaaaaagtgggtggggcttagtgAAAAAGCGGCATGACAAATTTACTGTAACTTACCCCAGAAACTGGCTTAAAGCATAGCTGAAATCTACGAGCTGGCATAGATCTCCTTTTCAGGCGCTAATAAATTAGCCGTGTCTTACTCCAGCGATGTTTATATTAGGACTGGCGTATTATTAAATCTGCCCATAGTATTTGCTCTCTTTTATGGTATTTAgtgaaaaatagataaaaaagaaaaatattttttactgttaaACTTTATATCTGCGTCCAATATTGACTGTCATttaatttttacctttttttaattttacttttaccTTTTGTTTCTTTGGGGataccataattttttgaacTCTACATATTTCTCCTGTAATTTAGCTGCCACGTGTCACAGTCAAatatgtgctgggtctagtttgaAACAAAGGCAGAGGCACTGCTGTCACTTATAGTCAGGCACCTAACCTGTGGCTGCATCATTCTTTATagtgtatcagaataaagccccttCAACCAAGCACTATGGCCTATATCACAAAACTTGTGTTTCCCTTAACATCATTTTCCCAGTCATAACCTTGAATATGATTCCAATGATGATATTGAACCTCAGATCATTTTCTACAATTATAAAAACGAGGTTCTTAAGGTTTGTACACGAGAGATTTCAATAAATCTGTCTTCAGTAGGCTCCTAAGCTCCccttagtggtagctgcaggtggCCAGAATATTATAATTTAACTCTGGCTGTGTGAAGAAAAGCtgaggatttggagctttgtaacaGAACAGAACGGAGCTCCAACCCCTATTAAAATATTTTATGAAATAAATGATCACAGAACTTTGGAACTATTTAGACAAAAATAAGAATTGCTTTAAATGAAATGTGTCAGGTATGTTTGAACACTTTAGTAGTGCCAATGGGAGCGTAATACAACTTGTAATACTACTTATTTCGTACATAATAAACAAAATGTAAATGaagtaaaatctaataatgctggTTTGGTAGTGCATTTAACCCTTTAGAGAAACCTCTCTACAATGTTTTATATCTTAAATCGCTCTAGAAAAAGTTCCATGCTTTAAATGCATGAAATGCATTTCTGACTTATTTTCAGAGATTGTCAGCTAAGAGAAAAACTTAGAGGAAATGTGGTGTATAAACCTTATATAAATATGGTGATGCTAGTGGGATATTCTTACACACATCtacaccattagggtatgttcacacggcagcgtccgtaatggctgaaattacggggatgttttcagcctgaaaacatccccgtaatttcagccgtaacggcatgtgcaggcgcttgaacgccgcgtccattacggacgtaattggcgctgcttttcatcggAGTCAattaataacggctccaattacgccccaagaagtgacaggtcacttctttgacgcgggcgtctatttacgcgccgtcatttgacagcggcgcgtaaatatacgcctcgtgtgaacagacaaacgtcagcccattgctttcaatgggcagatgtttgtcaacgctttcaagccgcatttttcggacgtaattcggggcaaaaatgcccgaattacgtccgtaattagtgtgtgtgaacatacccttaaaggaacactatGGAAAACAAATGATACTCTGTGCTATGGCTAGTGCAGGGACTGAAGCATTGCATCACATAGGGATTCCAAGAGCACCAGTGGCCTACCTACGCAGTCTAAGTAAAGAAGGTAGCTGgagtaatataataatatttatagtgggcgtacattttattttttgactgCCAGATAATAATTCCTTAATATTTTTTGGACCAGTTTTTATATATGATCCAAAGTGTTACTATTTACACTATGCCTGTTCTAGTAGTGGCACCCCAGTTTTCTTGTCAAATCCTCAGTTTTGGCTGTAATGGTTGGAGCCAGAATGACAAAAGTTTATCATTTTAGACTATTGGGCAGATTGATCATAACCATGTTTTATTATTCATCTGATAACAATTTCTTCAATTTTAAGTTTGTTGCTGAGTGTGAAGATCATTTTAAGGACATTCTCACTGAGATATTGGGTTGTGATATGTAAAGTCAAATGTTAATATTTATCTTATTTCTAAATATTTTCCCTACTCCATTTCAATTGTAATGACTTACGAGTATAATTTATAGGTGACTAAGATTAGGAACAAGACAGCTGATGAAATTAGTGCAATACTGGATGAAGCGGGATTTTACAAGAAATCACAAAAAGGAGAAGAGGTCCCAAAGGAGTTCCAACACTATCCACTGAAAGCACCAAGGGACGAGCTGTAaaactctgcatataataatgcactGATAATTCCAACCAAGAAAAATGAAGATGTTTTTTCTGCCCCATAATAATTCTAAACCAAGTGAAATTCTCTTGTAGGAAAGGAGGGCATTGTAGAATTTTACCTTTTTATATTAAACTATTATAAACAAGATTTATATGGTATTTTTATTCATGGGACTGTGAAAATGAATTAAATGAAGAAATGGTTATTCAGCTGTTAGTAAAGTTATATCTGGGCCAcagcataaaacaaaataaaagttaaacaataaTTACTGTAGAGACAATTGAACCATATATACAACAGTTCCAAAACATCCAAGTATTTATAACAAAGCAGGGACTGCCCTGTAGCTCTGTTCTACAGTGAACACAACAGATAGTGTCTACATGTTAAGCCAATAGAAATACAGCAGGATAAATAAAatatcttaggcttcgttcgcatctgtgtcagggctccattccgaagtTCCgtttcgactacggtattcatcccgtcaaaacgacggaacccttgcacaacggagacaaactgaaaccattggcaccggatccgccaccattgaaattaatggtgatggtttccgtttgtgtgagtcagggctcagacggaacgtcggaatggagccctgacgcatatgtgaacatagcctaaatatgCTAATATCTCCATATGACTgaatgtactaaaaaaaaaaaatccatcacaGACCAATAAAGTAAATTTATTATCCTAATAGCTGACATGGTTCCTATTCACCACACAAATCTAGCCATATACATGGGATATTTTTTCAGAACCAGCGAATTTTAGTGGAAGCTGCCAGTAAACTAATGTTTATggacagctttaaccccttagagaccaagctatttctcattttttttttccgattttcactccccgccttctaagagccataacttttttatttttccgtcagcggagtggtgtgagggcttattttttgcgtgaggaattgtttctattggcactatttgAAGTACCATATAGTgtgctgggaaacggaaaaaaaattctttgtggggtgaatttgTAAAAAACTGCAATTacttcattgttttttgggtttcatttttatggc
Proteins encoded in this window:
- the LOC142744113 gene encoding selenoprotein M-like: MVLKAVLCVLAITLCVNANNNTDTIERTLIEDIEIARGTVIAPSVVGCAIKSKPELYKFMLNIWGLYHNLEYDSNDDIEPQIIFYNYKNEVLKVTKIRNKTADEISAILDEAGFYKKSQKGEEVPKEFQHYPLKAPRDEL